Proteins encoded by one window of Bacteroidota bacterium:
- a CDS encoding cation transporting ATPase C-terminal domain-containing protein: protein ESAFQTGWFIESILTELFILFIIRTHKNFFKSKPGKYLFILSIVGLVLTLGLPYLPFANDIGLTPLPFLNLGAMLTIVASYILTADLLKVWFFKKFHNA, encoded by the coding sequence AAGAATCGGCATTTCAAACGGGCTGGTTTATTGAATCAATTTTAACTGAGTTGTTTATTTTATTTATCATTAGAACACATAAAAACTTTTTCAAAAGCAAACCCGGTAAATATCTATTCATTTTAAGTATTGTGGGATTAGTATTGACACTTGGGTTACCATATTTACCATTTGCTAATGATATTGGCTTGACACCTTTGCCATTTCTAAACTTAGGAGCCATGCTAACTATTGTAGCATCATATATACTTACAGCAGACTTGTTGAAAGTGTGGTTTTTTAAAAAGTTTCACAATGCTTAA